Proteins found in one Sorghum bicolor cultivar BTx623 chromosome 1, Sorghum_bicolor_NCBIv3, whole genome shotgun sequence genomic segment:
- the LOC8067080 gene encoding NAD-dependent malic enzyme 59 kDa isoform, mitochondrial, translating into MISPAMWRSAARRSSQVRRLLSSSAPPAPAGAAVPGPCIVHKRGNDILHDPWYNKDTAFPMTERDRLGLRGLLPPRVMSFEQQYERFINSFRSLEHNTRGEPDSIVALAKWRILNRLHDRNETLYYRVLIDNIKDFAPIIYTPTVGLVCENYSGLFRRPRGMYFSAKDKGEMMSMIYNWPAEKVDMIVVTDGSRILGLGDLGVQGIGIPIGKLDVYVAAAGINPQKVLPIMLDVGTNNQKLLEDKLYLGLRQPRLEGEEYLAVVDEFMEAVHARWPKAVVQFEDFQMKWAFETLQRYRNRFCMFNDDVQGTAGVALAGLLGAVRAQGRPLQDFTNQKIVVVGAGSAGIGVLSMAKQAMLRMPGIHRTGEGHNQFWVLDKDGLITKARKDLDSAVARFARGFGPDEVPDLHEGASLVEVVKKVKPHVLLGLSGVGGIFNEEVLKAMKESDSPRPAVFAMSNPTTKAECTPDDVFKHVGENAIFASGSPFSNVSLGNGKAGYANQANNMYLFPGIGLGALLSGARHISDGMLQAAAECLASYITDDEIRKGILFPSVSSIRHITARVGAAVVRAAVAEDLAEGCCDVGPRELGSMSESESVDYVARKMWYPIYSPLVSDK; encoded by the exons ATGATCTCGCCCGCGATGTGGCGGTCGGCGGCGCGGCGGTCGTCGCAGGTCCGGCGCCTCCTGTCGTCGTCCGCTCCCCCGGcgcccgccggcgccgccgtgcCGGGGCCCTGCATCGTGCACAAGCGCGGCAACGACATCCTCCACGACCCATGGTACAACAAG GACACGGCGTTCCCCATGACGGAGCGCGACCGCCTCGGCCTCCGCGGCCTGCTCCCGCCGCGGGTCATGTCCTTCGAGCAGCAGTACGAGCGATTCA TAAACTCGTTCCGGTCGCTGGAGCACAACACGCGCGGCGAGCCGGACTCCATCGTCGCGCTGGCCAAATGGAGGATCCTCAACAGGCTGCACGACCGGAACGAGACATTGTACTACAGG GTGCTAATTGACAATATCAAGGATTTTGCACCGATAATATACACTCCCACTGTCGGCTTGGTCTGTGAAAATTACAGTGGTCTGTTCAGACGACCCCGTGGGATGTATTTCAGTGCAAAGGATAAGGGGGAGATGATGTCGATGATTTACAACTGGCCAGCAGAGAAG GTTGACATGATAGTTGTGACTGATGGGAGTCGCATTCTAGGCTTAGGTGACCTTGGTGTTCAGGGCATAGGCATACCTATTGGTAAACTGGATGTTTATGTTGCAGCTGCTGGTATTAACCCACAAAAG GTTCTTCCAATAATGCTTGATGTGGGAACAAATAATCAAAAGCTTCTGGAGGACAAGCTAT ATTTAGGACTGAGGCAACCTCGGCtggaaggagaagaatacttagCTGTTGTAGATGAATTCATGGAGGCTGTCCATGCACGTTGGCCTAAAGCAGTTGTTCAG TTCGAAGACTTCCAAATGAAATGGGCCTTTGAGACTCTTCAGAGGTATCGGAACCGATTTTGCATGTTCAATGATGATGTACAG GGGACAGCTGGAGTTGCTCTAGCTGGCCTACTTGGTGCTGTTAGAGCACAGGGCCGTCCTCTCCAGGATTTTACGAATCAAAAGATAGTCGTTGTGGGAGCTGGAAG TGCTGGGATAGGTGTGCTTAGCATGGCTAAACAGGCAATGTTAAGGATGCCTGGGATCCACAGAACCGGGGAAGGGCATAATCAATTCTGGGTTCTAGACAAAGAT GGCCTTATTACGAAAGCTAGGAAGGATCTGGATTCTGCAGTGGCACGTTTTGCCCGAGGTTTTGGTCCTGATGAGGTCCCAGATCTCCATGAGGGGGCTAGTCTTGTTGAAGTG GTCAAGAAAGTTAAGCCTCATGTGCTTTTAGGACTATCTGGAGTTGGGGGCATATTTAATGAGGAG GTTCTCAAAGCTATGAAAGAATCCGATTCCCCTCGCCCTGCAGTTTTTGCAATGTCCAACCCTACTACTAAAG CTGAATGCACTCCTGATGATGTATTCAAGCATGTTGGTGAGAATGCGATATTTGCCAGTGGAAGCCCTTTCAGCAATGTTTCTTTAG GAAATGGTAAAGCCGGTTATGCTAATCAAGCAAACAACATGTATCTATTTCCTGG GATTGGTTTAGGTGCCCTTCTTTCAGGTGCCCGGCATATTTCAGACGGCATGCTTCAAGCAGCAGCTGAGTG CCTAGCATCATATATCACGGATGATGAAATTCGGAAAGGAATCCTATTTCCTTCAGTCTCCAG TATTAGGCACATCACCGCACGTGTCGGCGCTGCAGTCGTCCGTGCTGCTGTTGCTGAAGACCTGGCTGAGGGCTGTTGCGATGTGGGTCCTAGGGAGCTTGGGAGCATGTCTGAG TCGGAATCAGTGGACTACGTCGCTCGGAAGATGTGGTACCCTATTTACAGCCCCCTTGTGAGCGACAAATAG